AGACCTCATCCAGGTGAGGGGACACCCCCGTTTCACGGCACATCCATGACTCTGCAGGAATGCGCAGTGCTTCTTGGCCCTTAAGCCTGTGCCTTCCCTCTTTGGGGTGGAAAGCCCAGCGCAGCCCTAAGTGACTGTGGACAAGTCACTTTCTCTGCCTGAGCATCAGTTTCTTTGTTAAATGAAGACAATAAATGTATGTGGAGCACCTCCTGCCATAAAGGCAGGTCCTGGGaaggcctctgtgtgtgtgtgtgtgtggccaccTCTAGGcctctcaccctgctctcctctggcCTCAGAACTTCTTGAATGCAGGCAGCTTCCCAGAGATCCAAGGCTTCCTGCAGCTACGGGGGTCAGGACGCAAGCTTTGGAAACGCTTCTTCTGCTTCCTACGCCGGTCTGGCCTCTATTACTCCACCAAGGGCACCTCCAAGGTGAGGTCTTGAGGGTGACAGCCCCAGCCCCTCAGATACCCCATCCCTGGTCCTTCTAGGAGCTGCCCTTTCTCTGTTGGAACTCCTGGACCTTTCACCCTCTAGGCCCTGAGACCCACAGCTGCTCCTCTTTCCCTCCCAGCTTACCTGCCTCAGGAGTTAGCAGTGGGAGAGGCAGGTGAACTGAGTTCAAGTCCTGACTCTACTTCTATgtgctgtgtgacttggggcacTTCTCTGCTCCTCTCTGGGCCTGAATTCTCCCCAGCTGGCTTAGGGGGGCAGTGATGGGGGATAGGGTCTGCCTTTACCAAGTCTTGCTCACTTGTGCTGTGCAGGATCCGAGGCACCTGCAGTATGTAGCAGATGTGAATGAGTCCAACGTGTACGTGGTGACCCAGGGCCGCAAGCTCTACGGGATGCCCACGGACTTTGGCTTCTGTATCAAGGTGAAGAGCCTGGCCTGGTCTGGGAGAGAGCAGGAGCTGCTCAGGCACCAGGATCCTACCTGGGGCTTCTAAGCTCCCTCTGGGACCCCCAGACTCCTCTCCCtgcaccctgccctgccccacggAGATGGGAGACAGGAGATGGGAGACGATCTCTGGTCCTAAAGGCAGATATAGGACCAGCCAGTTTCCTCTCCCCGCAGCCAAACAAGCTTCGAAATGGCCACAAGGGGCTTCGCATCTTCTGCAGTGAGGATGAACAGAGCCGCACCTGCTGGTTAGCCGCCTTCCGCCTCTTCAAGGTGAGGTCCTGGCACTGGCTTGGGGGGCTGGCCCAGCCCTGAGGATCCCTGGCGTGAGGGAGGGGTTATAGCTCTGCCCTCAGGAAGTCTCCAGAATGAGGGGGCATCACAACCTTGCTCTCTCAGAATCCTTGGCCCAAGGCTGGAGTCTCAGCTCTGGCTTCAGGAAAGCCCCTTATCCAGGGGCAGAGATGTAGCCCTGCTCTTGGGGAGCTCTGGTCTGGGTCGGGGGGGGGGCCCATAGCCCAGCTCCCAGCACCTGCTTGACCTCcggccttctttctctcttcacccCCCAGTATGGGGTGCAGCTGTATAAGAATTATCAGCAGGCCCTGTGCCGCCACCTGCGCCCACCCTGTGTGGGTTCCCCGCCCTTGGTGAGTGTGCCCAGGGGTGTTAGtgtggggagatgggggaggcACCCAGGCCCCGTGCCGAGGATACTTGGGTCCTGTTTTGACCCGTCCCCCCATCCTGTCCAATCTGCAGAGGAGTGTCTCAGACAACACCCTGGTGGCCATGGACTTCTCTGGCCACGCTGGGCGTGTCATCGAGAACCCCCGGGAAGCTCTGAGTGCCGCCCTGGAGGAGGCCCAGGCCTGGAGGGTTTGTACTGGGGACCTGCTCTCCACGTGGGTTTCCATGGAGCGGGAAGAGGAAagcgaggggagaggggaggccccCAGCTGCAGAAGGAGTCTCTGTATTCTTCAGGGGCTGGTAATACCCCAGCCACGCCCTGAACCCCCGTGTCCCCCACTGCTCTGCAGAAGAAGACGAACCACCGTCTCAGCCTGCCCACCCCGAGCTCGGGCACGAGCCTCAGTGCAGGTGGGTGAGGGCCCGCCGTCCCCAGGGGTGGGGACTGCCATGGCTTCTCTGCGCATTCCTCATGGTGGGGGGGGGTTAGAATGAGGGTCCCCGCCCTGGAGTGACCGCCCCTCCACCTTCCCTCACCCCAGCCATCCACCGCACCCAGCCCTGGTTCCACGGACGCATTTCCCGCGAGGAGAGCCAGCGGCTCATCGGGCAGCAGGGCCTGGTAGACGGGtaaggggcagggctgggcagggcagcAGCGCCGGGGACAAGAGAGACCTGGGTCGAGGTGGCAGCCGTGTGTCCTCGGGTAATATTGCCCTGTCTGCTGGCAGCGTGTTCCTCGTCCGAGAGAGTCAGCGGAACCCGCAGGGCTTTGTCCTCTCGCTGTGCCATGTGCAGAAAGTCAAACATTACCTCATCCTGCCGGTGAGTAGTCCCAGGTTCCTGCTGCAGTGGAGATGCAGGACTCCCAGCAACCCGTCCTCCTCaccaggccccctccccaccctggcccCCAGTGTGCCTCGGGTCTCccgctctttccttcctcctgctcaAGCTGTGGGGACCtcagccctggcccaggagggaGCTCATTCGGCCCCGGGCCCCTCCCTGACCTCCCACCCCCTATGGCCACACCCCAGAGCGAGGAGGAGGGGCGCCTGTACTTCAGCATGGACGAGGGCCAGACTCGCTTCACCGACCTGCTGCAGCTTGTGGAGTTCCACCAGCTGAACCGCGGCATCCTGCCCTGCTTGCTGCGCCACTGCTGCACCCGCGTGGCCCTCTGACCACCACACA
This is a stretch of genomic DNA from Eschrichtius robustus isolate mEscRob2 chromosome 20, mEscRob2.pri, whole genome shotgun sequence. It encodes these proteins:
- the GRB7 gene encoding growth factor receptor-bound protein 7 isoform X4, which encodes MFLDRAVLRTLCPAGAPPDVMELGLSPPHLSSSSEDLYLAPGTPPGTPPPPDVLLSGEVKRSQPLPIPTSRKLLRQEELRSTSLPSIPNPFPELCSPPSQTPILGGPSSARGLLPRDTSCPHVIKVYSEDGACRSVEVAAGATARYVCEMLVQRSHALSDENWGLVECHPHLALERVLEDHESVAEVQAAWPIGGDSRFLFRKNFAKYELFKSTPHSLFPEKMVSSCLDAHTGISHEDLIQNFLNAGSFPEIQGFLQLRGSGRKLWKRFFCFLRRSGLYYSTKGTSKDPRHLQYVADVNESNVYVVTQGRKLYGMPTDFGFCIKPNKLRNGHKGLRIFCSEDEQSRTCWLAAFRLFKRSVSDNTLVAMDFSGHAGRVIENPREALSAALEEAQAWRKKTNHRLSLPTPSSGTSLSAAIHRTQPWFHGRISREESQRLIGQQGLVDGVFLVRESQRNPQGFVLSLCHVQKVKHYLILPSEEEGRLYFSMDEGQTRFTDLLQLVEFHQLNRGILPCLLRHCCTRVAL
- the GRB7 gene encoding growth factor receptor-bound protein 7 isoform X3, coding for MELGLSPPHLSSSSEDLYLAPGTPPGTPPPPDVLLSGEVKRSQPLPIPTSRKLLRQEELRSTSLPSIPNPFPELCSPPSQTPILGGPSSARGLLPRDTSCPHVIKVYSEDGACRSVEVAAGATARYVCEMLVQRSHALSDENWGLVECHPHLALERVLEDHESVAEVQAAWPIGGDSRFLFRKNFAKYELFKSTPHSLFPEKMVSSCLDAHTGISHEDLIQNFLNAGSFPEIQGFLQLRGSGRKLWKRFFCFLRRSGLYYSTKGTSKDPRHLQYVADVNESNVYVVTQGRKLYGMPTDFGFCIKPNKLRNGHKGLRIFCSEDEQSRTCWLAAFRLFKYGVQLYKNYQQALCRHLRPPCVGSPPLRSVSDNTLVAMDFSGHAGRVIENPREALSAALEEAQAWRKKTNHRLSLPTPSSGTSLSAAIHRTQPWFHGRISREESQRLIGQQGLVDGVFLVRESQRNPQGFVLSLCHVQKVKHYLILPSEEEGRLYFSMDEGQTRFTDLLQLVEFHQLNRGILPCLLRHCCTRVAL
- the GRB7 gene encoding growth factor receptor-bound protein 7 isoform X2, whose translation is MLGDLQLDVMELGLSPPHLSSSSEDLYLAPGTPPGTPPPPDVLLSGEVKRSQPLPIPTSRKLLRQEELRSTSLPSIPNPFPELCSPPSQTPILGGPSSARGLLPRDTSCPHVIKVYSEDGACRSVEVAAGATARYVCEMLVQRSHALSDENWGLVECHPHLALERVLEDHESVAEVQAAWPIGGDSRFLFRKNFAKYELFKSTPHSLFPEKMVSSCLDAHTGISHEDLIQNFLNAGSFPEIQGFLQLRGSGRKLWKRFFCFLRRSGLYYSTKGTSKDPRHLQYVADVNESNVYVVTQGRKLYGMPTDFGFCIKPNKLRNGHKGLRIFCSEDEQSRTCWLAAFRLFKYGVQLYKNYQQALCRHLRPPCVGSPPLRSVSDNTLVAMDFSGHAGRVIENPREALSAALEEAQAWRKKTNHRLSLPTPSSGTSLSAAIHRTQPWFHGRISREESQRLIGQQGLVDGVFLVRESQRNPQGFVLSLCHVQKVKHYLILPSEEEGRLYFSMDEGQTRFTDLLQLVEFHQLNRGILPCLLRHCCTRVAL
- the GRB7 gene encoding growth factor receptor-bound protein 7 isoform X1, producing the protein MFLDRAVLRTLCPAGAPPDVMELGLSPPHLSSSSEDLYLAPGTPPGTPPPPDVLLSGEVKRSQPLPIPTSRKLLRQEELRSTSLPSIPNPFPELCSPPSQTPILGGPSSARGLLPRDTSCPHVIKVYSEDGACRSVEVAAGATARYVCEMLVQRSHALSDENWGLVECHPHLALERVLEDHESVAEVQAAWPIGGDSRFLFRKNFAKYELFKSTPHSLFPEKMVSSCLDAHTGISHEDLIQNFLNAGSFPEIQGFLQLRGSGRKLWKRFFCFLRRSGLYYSTKGTSKDPRHLQYVADVNESNVYVVTQGRKLYGMPTDFGFCIKPNKLRNGHKGLRIFCSEDEQSRTCWLAAFRLFKYGVQLYKNYQQALCRHLRPPCVGSPPLRSVSDNTLVAMDFSGHAGRVIENPREALSAALEEAQAWRKKTNHRLSLPTPSSGTSLSAAIHRTQPWFHGRISREESQRLIGQQGLVDGVFLVRESQRNPQGFVLSLCHVQKVKHYLILPSEEEGRLYFSMDEGQTRFTDLLQLVEFHQLNRGILPCLLRHCCTRVAL